One Carassius carassius chromosome 28, fCarCar2.1, whole genome shotgun sequence genomic window carries:
- the arl4aa gene encoding ADP-ribosylation factor-like 4aa codes for MGNGLSEQPSFFSSLPFCNSLHIAILGLDFAGKTTVLYRLQFNEFVNTVPTKGFNAEKVKVAVGDSQTVTFHFWDVGGQEKLRPLWKSYTRGADGIVFVVDSLDTERMEEAKTELHKIIRSSENQGVPVLIIANKQDLRQALSLSQIETMLSLNELGPSTPWHLQPTCAIIGDGLKEGLKRLHDMILKRRKMLKQQKTTR; via the coding sequence ATGGGGAACGGATTATCAGAGCAACCCAGCTTTTTCTCCAGTCTTCCTTTCTGTAATTCTCTTCACATCGCTATTCTGGGTCTGGATTTTGCAGGCAAAACGACGGTCCTGTACCGTCTGCAGTTCAATGAGTTTGTCAACACTGTCCCCACCAAAGGCTTCAATGCAGAGAAAGTCAAAGTAGCTGTCGGTGACTCACAAACAGTGACGTTTCACTTTTGGGATGTTGGCGGCCAGGAGAAACTGCGCCCTCTTTGGAAGTCCTACACACGCGGCGCTGATGGCATTGTGTTCGTTGTGGACTCTCTGGACACGGAGAGAATGGAAGAGGCTAAGACGGAGCTTCACAAAATCATCCGCTCCTCTGAAAATCAAGGAGTGCCTGTGTTGATTATTGCTAACAAGCAGGACTTGAGACAGGCTCTGTCACTGTCACAGATAGAGACCATGCTTTCTCTCAATGAACTGGGACCCTCTACACCGTGGCACCTGCAGCCCACCTGTGCCATCATTGGTGACGGTCTCAAAGAGGGACTCAAAAGACTTCATGACATGATTCTTAAACGAAGAAAGATGCTCAAACAGCAAAAAACGACAAGATAG
- the si:dkey-30e9.6 gene encoding uncharacterized protein si:dkey-30e9.6 has protein sequence MNLPEPLETPMSVDLRRKLLFSVSQNLISSRSCGLIPPHPVVPVDPWNIKAPDFTPKLYRSSGLPHIKSKNIHLVKSNNSVEGKSFIWEKINDVTPSILPGLEQKACKAQPFIKFYKPPDSLESKLLFVRAGMYPVGPYKDPKPHNFRPCAEGMPEMVCSLEKDPGCLILKSQCLKAVSDSLPDLNPSHSDTVSQIDTFKPEELKWDQRLILQKTPWPPKSASYTRHRRRRGVYSALMDRVEEKLTNSWKK, from the exons ATGAATCTTCCTGAGCCTTTGGAAACTCCCATGTCTGTTGACCTCAGAAGAAAGCTACTCTTTTCTGTAAGTCAGAACTTGATCTCAAGCAGGAGTTGTGGACTCATCCCACCACACCCAGTAGTTCCCGTCGATCCATGGAACATAAAAGCCCCAGACTTCACCCCAAAACTGTACAGATCTTCGGGTTTGCCTCATATCAAGAGCAAAAATATTCACCTGGTTAAATCAAACAATAGTGTAGAAGGAAAATCTTTTATTTGGGAAAAGATTAATGATGTTACTCCTTCAATATTGCCTGGACTTGAGCAAAAGGCATGTAAAGCACAACCATTTATCAAATTTTACAAACCACCAGACTCACTAGAGTCGAAACTGCTGTTTGTGAGAGCAGGGATGTATCCAGTGGGGCCGTACAAAGATCCAAAACCTCATAACTTCAGACCT TGTGCTGAGGGAATGCCGGAAATGGTGTGTTCTTTAGAAAAGGATCCTGGCTGCTTGATCCTAAAGTCTCAGTGCCTAAAAGCAG TCAGTGACAGCCTTCCTGACCTGAACCCTTCTCACAGCGACACAGTGAGCCAAATAGACACTTTCAAACCAGAAGAGCTTAAATGGGACCAAAGACTCATACTACAAAAGACGCCATGGCCTCCAAAATCTGCGTCTTATACA AGACATCGCCGCAGAAGAGGAGTATATAGTGCCTTAATGGACCGAGTTGAAGAAAAGCTGACCAACTCCTGGAAGAAATGA